GCAGCAGCACTTCTGTGAGGTCCGCCCCGTCGATGATGCGGTCTGTGGGCAGCGCGGCCCCCGCCAGATGGGCGAAGGTGGGCAAAAAGTCGATGTGGGAGGAGAGCGCCCCGCACACCTTGCCCTTTGGCATGGCAGCGGGCCAGCTCATGATGCAGGGCACCCGCTGGCCGCCCTCCCAGGTGGAGCACTTGGCCCCCCGCAGCGGGCCGTTGCTGGCCCCGTGGTCGGCGCGGGAACCGTTGTCTGAGGTGAAAACGATGAGGGTGTTATCGTGAAGGCCAAGCTGCTTCAGCTCGGCTTCCAGGGCGGCGAGGGCCCAATCCACCGCGGCCACACAGGCGCCGAAATCGCCGTTCTGCGATTCCGCAACGAACCGCTCGGGGGCGTAGAGAGGCAGGTGCACCTGCAGGGGGGCCAGATTGAGATAAAAAGGCTTGCCCGCCTGTGCGCTTTCGCGGATAAAGCGCACGCACTGCTCCACATACCGCTCGATCAGGCCCCGCTGGTCGGGCTGCTGCTGAATGACCTCCTCGCCCTCCAGAAGGGGCAGGGGCGGGAAATCCCTGTCCACCTGTTCCACCGGGGCCCAGGTGCGGCGCTGGCGGCCCATGTCGTTGCTGTAGGGCAGGCCGTAGTACCGGTCGTAGCCGTAGCGGGTGGGCAAAAATTCCGGCTGGTCGCCGCAGTGCCACTTGCCCACCAACATGGTGGCGTACCCCGCCGACTTGAGGGCCTGGGGCAGGGTGTATTCCCCGTGGCTGATGCCGATGCCCTGCCCCGGCATGAGCACGGCCTTGCCCTCGAAGGAGGAAAAGCCGATGCGGTTGGGGTAGCAGCCGGTCATCAGCGCGCCCCGGCTGGGGCTGCACACCGGAGAGGGGGCGTAGAAATCGGTGAAGAGAACGCCGTTTTGCGCCAGCGCGTCCACATGCGGGCTGCGGTTGACGGGGGAGCCGTAGCAGCCAAGGTCGCCGTAGCCCATGTCGTCGCAGTTGATGAGAAGAATATTCGGTTTCAGGGCCATGCAGATCACCTCCCTTGCGGTTTACAGCCCGAACGGGCGGATAAATTCTTTAAAATCCACCACCGTGTGTTCCCGCCGCGCCTTTTCGGCGGCAAACGCCATGAGATGGCTCTCCAGAGATTGGGCCAGGGCGGTGGGCAGGGCGCTGCCGCCGGCCACGCCGGCCACAAAGCTGCCCGTGAGGCCCCGGTCGCCGCCGTGATGGCCCTCGGCGGGCACGTCCAGGCGGATCCGGGTCTTTTTCATGGAGGCAAAATCCGTGAGGGTGATCAGGTTTTTTGCCAGGTCCCCCTGGATCTCGCCCCTGGTGCCCATGAGGTGCACGATGCGGGTGATGCGGCTGGAAAAAGCGGTGATGGTGAGCTGGGCGTCCACCCCGTTTTCAAAGTGCAGGCTCACCGCCTGGTGGTCGGGCACGTTGTTGCCGCAGGCGTACACACAGCGGCCGTAGCCGGTGTGCAGCAGCGCATGGTCCAGGTCATGGGTGGCATCCTCCAGTTCCACAATGGGGCGCAAAAAGGCGCCGGGGAGGAACCCGTGGTAGAGCCGCACCGCGTTGTAGGGGCAGGTCTGTGCGGCGGGGCAGCCCTCGGCGCACCGGTCCGGCGCACCGGCCGGCCGGTTTGCGGGGGTGAATTCCACCAGAGAGCCGGTGGAGGAAATGTGTTGCACCGGGCTGCCGGCCAGCCAGCGCAGGATGTCCAGGTCGTGGCAGCTCTTGGCCAGCACCAGCGGGCTGGAGCGGCTTTCGTCGCGCCAGTTGCCCCGCACATAGCTGTGGGCAAAGTGGTAAAAGCCGATGTCCTCTTCGTACTGCAGGTTGACGAGCCTGCCCACCGCCCCCTCGTCCAGCAGCTTTTTGATCTGCAGAAAAAAGGGGGTGTAGCGCAGCACGTGGCACACGGCGAAGATCTGCCCCTCGGCGGTGTTCTGCGCGCAGTCCTTCCAGATGCGCACGCATTCTTCGGGGGTGTTGGAGATGGGCTTTTCCAGCAGCACATGGTAGCCCGCCTGTTTTGCCAAAAGGGCCGGCCGGTAGTGCATGCCGTCCTGGGTGCAGATGAGGGCCGCGTCGGCCAGGCGGGGCGCGGCGAACAGCTCCTCGTAGCCGGCAAAGCTCCGCTCGGGCGGGATGCCGTGCAGCTCGCTGAACTCGCGGCGGCGCACCTCGTCCGGCTCGGCCACGGCGGTGATGCGCAGCTCGCCGGGGTGTTCCAGCGCATAGTTTCCGTACACATGGCGGCCCCGGTCCCCCGCGCCCACCACCACTGCTGTGACAGGGTTCATTCCGCTTCACGCTCCTTTTTTGTTCGGTGTGCTTTCATTATAAGAGCAGCGGCCTGGGGCCCGCATTCATTTTGTTGCCCATTGTCTGCACTTTTTTGCTCTGCTGGCAGGTATTTTTTGGATCAAAAGCAATTTGTGCCGGCGGCGGATGGTTGTGCTATAATAATAATTAAATTTTTCAAGTTGATAAAAAACTGGCTGTAAATACCACAACAAGGAACAAAATGGAAGGATCGCCGGCGCTTTGCAGCAAAAAACGGGCCGCAGGGCGGCCCGTTTTGACAGACAGATATTTGCTCTTTTATTTTGAGAGGAGGCGGCTATGAACAACCGAATCGTGCGGGAGAACATCCCCGTGCCGCGGCCGGACTTCCCGGTGATCGTGCGCAAGACCCTGATCAGCGGGCCGCAGATGGTGTTTGGGGGGCACTTTCACCAGCAGTTCGAGCTGCTGTATATCCGGCGGGGCAGGCTGCAGCTGTGCTGTGACAAGAGCGATTTTACCCTTGGCCCGGGCCAGCTTGCCATTTTGAACCCCTTCGACATCCACACGGCGTACAGCGAGGAGGGGCTGCTGTATTATTACTGCATCATTCTGGACCCCGCCTTTTTGGGCGGCGGGGCGGATGTGTGCACCGCGCGCTACATCCAGCCGTTTTTGCAGGGCGAGGTGCGTTTTGCCAACGCGGCGCCCGCCACGGCCCGCTGCGGCCAGCTGCTGGAACACCTGGTAAAAGAGTGCGCGCGGCAGGCCCCGGGCTTTGAACTGGCGGCAAAGGCGGACCTTCTGCATATTTTTCTGGAGCTGTACCGGCGGGCGGGCGCCGCCCCGTTAAGCGCTGCTGAGCGGCAAATGCGCCAGCGGGAGGGGGAGCGGTTCCGGGCGCTGTTTTTGTATCTGGAAGAGAACTACGCCCAGAACATCACCCTGGAGGACATGGCGCGCACCGCGGGCTACAGCGTGTTTTATTTCAGCCGCCTGTTCCACCGGCTCACCGGCCGCAAGCCCACCGAATACCTGCGCCAGCTGCGGCTGCAGAAGGCGCTGGAGCTGCTGGACGGGGGCCTGAGCGTGAGTGAGACCGCCATGCGCTGCGGTTTTAACTCGCCCAATTATTTTTGCAAGAATTTCCGGGAGGAGTACGGCCGCGCGCCCAGCGCGTACCGTTCGCCCGCCCGCTGAAAAGCGCCGGGGCCCGCTGCAAAAGGCGGGCCCCGGCGCTTTTTATACATATGAAAGGAAACCGGCGGCAAACCCGGCCGGCACGCTGGGGAGCGGGGCGTTACACAAGGCCTTCCCGCAGCGCGGCGCGCAGGGCCGCGTTGACCCGGGCGCGCATGGCCAGAAGCCATTCCCCGCCCCGGGGGTAACGGCGGAAGGTGATGGGATAATCCAGCCCTTCGTGGATGAGCTGCTCGGTAAAGCTGCGCCCGCGGGCCGTTTCCAGAAGCTGCAGCGCCCGCAGATCGAACAGCGCCTCGCAGGTGGACATGAGCCGGATGGATTCCTCGGGCAGGCCGCCCGGGCCGGGATACACAAGATAAGGGTCCCCGGCGGGGAAGGCGTCGCCGCAGTCGGTGCAGAAATAGGGGTCGAGCACCGACTGGGAGTGCTGTGCGTTGTAAAAATTGTAGCCCCAGTGCAAAAAGCCCTGGATCCGGTACAAATAAAGCTGCACGCCCAGAATGCGGCTGCGGGCCGAGGGCATGGCGATAAAACGGTTTGCAACGTCCTTGCCCTGCCCCATGCAGTAATAGGTCCACAGCTCCTGCACCCCGTGCTCCAAAAAGGTTTCAATGTGATCGTTCGACACCACCGGGCGCTCCACGCAGCCGGTGCGGTAGAATTCGTAATCGCTCAGCGCGTCCAGCGTTTTGAAGCCGGCGAGGTAGGGCCGCACAAACTCCGCCGCCGCCCGGTAGGAGGCCAGGTGCCCGAGCTCCGGCTCGTCTGAAATGTGGAAGTAGACCCGGTCGGCGAGGCCCCGCCCGGAGAAAAAGCGGGTCAGGCAGGGCAGAAAGGCCGCCAGGAAGGCCCGGTATTCCGGCCCCATGGCCGGGGTGTGCCAGCCGAATTTTTTTTGCAGCGCGCCGTTTTCCCACACGAGAATCTTGGGGGCGCACTGTGCGCCCCATTGAGTGAACAGGTGGGACATCTCGAAATAGCGGATGCCGCAGGCCTGGCACAGGGCCAAAAAGCGCTCCAGCTGCGAGAAGTCAAAGGTATAGGCGCCGTTTTCACACCGCACGCCCACCAGCTGGATGGTGGTGCGCTCCATGCCCACCCCGGTGTCCAGCGGCGGGGTGAAGAGCGGGGTGAGGATCATGTTGATGCCGTGGGCGCCCGCCTCGCGCAAAAAGTTTTCCATGATGGCCCAGTGCCGCTCGCTGAACACCGGCACGCCGTAGTAGTCGGCCAGGCAGTCGCCGTGGAACCACTGGGTATGGATGAGCTGCTGGGGCGCAAGCTCGGCGGGCACCACCCCCACCGTGAGGGTGTGCTCTGCCAGCAGCGCGCCCTGGCCGTTCAGCACGCGCAGCGTGAGGGGATATTCCGGCAGGGTGAGCTCGCGGCTTAAGGGCAGGTCGAACCACAGCGCCCGCCACTGCCCCGGCACAGCCCGCACGAAAAAGGAGGGCAGCCCGCGCAGAAGGTCCGGGAACATGCCGGGCTGATGGGAGAGATAGTCCCCGTCGGTTTCGCCGCAGCTGGGCAGCATGACCGGCACGTTCAGCACCGAGCGCATGCGCACCCGATCCGCCAGCGGCGAAACGAGCTCGACCCGCAGGGTATTGGCGCGCAGGTCGCGCTCGGAGCAAAGGGCGGTGAAAGCCAGCTGGAAGGAGAGGGTTTCCCCCCACAGGCCCTCCACCCACCGCAGGGGCGCGCCTTCCGGCGCGCGGCCGGGCAGCACCTTGCACAGGCTGCTCACCAAAAGGGAACGAAAGTGTTCAGAATGCATGCAGGGCTCCTTTCCGGCGGCTTACAGCCGCACAGCGGCGCGCCGGGCGGGGCAGGGCCCGGTGGACCCGCGCGCGATCAATTGGGGGGTATATTCGATCTTGTTTACCATAGGCGTCTGCGCGCTGGCATGCGGCAGGCTGTTCTGCTGGATGACCATGTCTACCGCCGACTGGCAGCGGGTGCGCAGGTGGTGGTCGATGGTGGTGAGGGCGGGCGTGGTGACGCTGGCGGAAAAAATGTTATCAAAGCCGCAGACCGAAAAGTCCCGGGGCACATGGAAGCCGCGGCCCGTGAGCTCGGCCAGGATGCCCAGGGCCGTCATGTCGTTCACGCCGATGAGCGCGGTGGCCGGGCTCTCGCGGCGGATGAGCTCGGCGGTGAGCTGGCGGCCCACCGAGTACTCATAGGGCAGGCCGTCGTCGCGGCTGTCCTGCTCGGCCTGGCGCTCGGCCACCAGCACCTCCAGGCCGTCCATGATGCCGTGGGATTCCAGCTGCCGGCGAATGCCTTCGAGCCGCTGCTCGCGCGCCAGGGTGAGCTGGTTGAAGGGGGTGGAGATGAACACCAGCTTTTGGTGCCCCAGCTGGTACAGATGCTCGGCCAGCATGGCGCCCGCGCTCACGTTGCTGAGCTCGATGGAGCAGATGGACAGGTCGGCCTGCTTTTCCCCGATGATGACGGTGGGGGTGGTGACGGCGATCTGCTCGATCAGGCGGGGAAAGCTGGGCAGAAAGGTGTAGAGGATGCCGTCCACATGGCTGCCCACAAAGGTGTCGAGATAGAACTTTTCCAGGTCCGGCTTGCGGAAGGTGTTGCACACGATCACCCGGTAGTCCAGCGAGTCGGCATAGTCCTCGATGGCCTGGATCAGCTCGGCGTAATACTGGTTGGTCAGGGTGGGGGTGAGCACCAGAAGCATGTGGCTCGAGCGCTTCTCCTGCTGCTTTTTGCGCTGGGGCAGCTTGTAGCCAAGCTGCTGTGCAGCGGTGAGCACCCGCTCCTTGGTTTCGCTGCTGAAGGTGATCTTATCGCTGTTGTTCAGAATAAGAGATACCGTGGCCTGCGAAACGCCGGCCAGTTCGGCCACATCCTGCGAGGTCGCCTTTTTCATAGCCCGCCAACTCCTTTTAATAATATCCTGCTAATATTATAATGGATATTTTTGAAAAAGCAAACAGAGTGAACAAAATATCCCAAAATCTTTTGGCGGCCAGCTGGTGCTGTTTCTATTGACATCAAAAGTTTTCTCGGCTATACTGAAACTGAAAATATTATTTATATTGATTTATTATTACTAATAATATTCACATTTTAAGATAGAAACGGGAGGAAGATCATGGAACAGGCGGCACAGGGCGGCGGGAAGGCGCGAAAAGAGATCCTTGCGCTGGGTGAACTGCTGGTGGACCTGGTGCCCGGAAGGGACAACATGCGCATTGAGGAAGCGGGCCCCGTGATCAAAACAGCCAGCGGTTCCGCGGGCATTTTTGCCTGTGCGGTCACGCTTTTGGGCGGTCGGGGCAGCTTTATCGGCAAGGTGGGCAGCGACAGCCTGAGCCGCATGGTGACCGGCACCCTGCGGGCGCAGGGGGTGGACCTGTCGCACCTGATCGTGGCGGACGAGGGGCAGATCGGCCTGGCGTTTTTGGAATATTTGCCCGGCGGGCGGAATTATCAATATTACCGCAAGAACTCGGTGGGCAGCCTGCTGCGCGCGGAGGATCTGGACGAAGAGCACATCCGGGCGGCCTACGCGGTGCACTTTCCCGGCATGCTGCTGGAGCTCACCCCCCAGATGCGCGGCGCCTGCCAGCGGCTGGTGGAGCTGGCGAACGCGGCCGGGGTGCTGGTTTCGTTCGACCCCAACATCCGGCGGGAGCTGGCGGCCGACGAGGAAGCCCGGCGCAGGCTGCTGTGGGCGGTGGCCCACGCGGACGTGGTGGCGCCCACCCTGCTGGAGGGGCAGATGATCACCGGCAGGAAAACGGTGGGCGACGTGCTGCGGGCGCTGCACGCCATGGGGCCAAAGATGGTGGCCCTGACCCGCGACAAGGACGGCGCGGTGCTCAGCAGCGGAGGGCTTGTGGCCATTGCGCCCGGCATCGACGAGCCGCCCGTGGATCCCACCGGCGCGGGCGACACCCTGGCCGCGGCCCTGTGCGTGGGCCTGCAGGAGGGGATGCCCCTGGCGCGGCTGGCCTGTTTTTGCAACTGCGCGGGCACGCTGGTGATCACAAAGCAGGGGGCCATTGGCATGGCGCTGCCCGCGCGGGCCGAGGTGGAAGCGCTGATGGCCCGGCAGGAACACCGGGTGCGCACCCTGCGGCTGGACCAGGTGGAATGAGAAACAGAGAAGAAAGGGAGCGGACGAAATGGCTTTTTTGAAACAGCGGCTGCGGGCGGGGGAACAGGTGCTCGGCACCATGGTGACCACCTTCGCCAGCCCGGACATCGGGAAGATTTTAAAGAACTGCGGGTTCGATTTTTTTATTGTGGACTGTGAGCACGGCGCATTCACCACCCGCGAGGTTGCGAACATCATCGCCGCGGCGCGCGGTATCGGCATGCCGGCTCTGGTGCGCATCCCGGAGATGCGCCGGGAGCACGCCCTGAAATTTATAGAGATGGGTGCCTCGGGCCTGCTGCTGCCCAACACCGAAACGGCGGAGCAGGCCCGCATGCTGGTGGACTGCGCAAAATACGCGCCCCTGGGGCACCGGGGGGTGTCGCTGAGCCGCCCGCACACGGATTTTGAAAAGGTGGACGGCCGCGAATACATGGCACGTGCCAACGACGAGACCATTCTGATGTGCCAGATCGAATCCCGCCGGGGGGTGGAGCACATTGAGGAGATCCTGGCGGTGGAGGGCATTGACGTGGGCTTTATCGGGCCCAACGACATGACCCAGGACTACGGCATTTTGAACCAGTTCGACCACCCGGAGATCGTGGCGGCCTTCCGCCGCGTGATCGCGGCGGCAAAGGCCGGCGGCAAATATTCCGGCGTGCATTTTGGCGCCGCCGCCCCGCTGGAGCCCTGGCTGCGGGAGGGCATGCAGATGAACATGTGGAACAGCGACAACGGCCTTTTGGCATTGGGCGCGGCGGGCATTGAAGCGCTGCGCGGAAAGGGGCGGGCATGAAGATTGTTATTCTGGACGGCTACACCGAGAACCCCGGCGACCTGAGCTGGAGCGGCTTCCAGGCGCTGGGCGAGGTGACGGTGTACGACCGAACCCCCTTTGCCCAGGGCGACGGCGAAACCCTGCGCCGGGCCGCGGGCGCCGAGGCGCTGATCGTGAACAAGGTGCCCCTGAACGCCGAAACCCTGGAAAAGCTGGCCCCCACCTTAAAATATGTGGGCATGCTGGCCACGGGCTACAATGTGGTGGATGTGGAGGCGGCAAAGCGGCTGGGCATCTGCGTGTGCAACATCCCCACCTACGGCACCACGGCTGTGGCGCAGATGGTGATGGCGCTTTTGCTGGAGCTGTGCCACCACGTGGGCGACCACAGCCGCTCGGTGAAGGAGGGGCAGTGGAGCCGCTGCCCGGATTTCTGCTATTGGAACACCCCGCTGACCGAGCTGGCGGGCAAGACCTTCGGCGTGGTGGGCTACGGGCGCATCGGCCGGGCCACCGCCGCCCTGGCGGCGGCATTCGGCATGCAGGTGCTGGCGTTCGACAAGTTTGCAGGCGGGGACGGGACGGCCCGCATGGTGCCGCTGGAGGAGCTGCTGGCAGAGAGCGACGTGATCAGCCTGCACTGCCCGCTGCTGCCCGAAACCCAGGGCATCATCAACCGGGATACCCTTGCCAAAATGAAGGACGGCGTGCTGCTGATCAACACCTCGCGCGGGCCGCTGATCGTGGAGGAGGACCTGGCCGAGGCCCTGCACAGCGGCAAGGTGGCCGGCGCGGGGCTGGATGTGTTGGCGGTGGAGCCCCCACAGCCGGATCACCCCCTGATGCGCGAGGAGCGCTGCCTGATTACCCCGCACATCGCCTGGGCCCCCCGGGAAAGCCGGGCGCGGCTGATGGACATTGCGGTGGAAAACCTGAAGGCCTTTGCCGCGGGCCGCCCGCAGAACGTGGTGAACCCCTGAAAGCGGCGGGTTTTGTTTTGAAGGTTCCGGCGGTTTTGCGGCAGACGAGATAAAGAGCGCGCTCCCCTGGCTGGGGGGCGCGCTCTTTGGCATACTGCAGGGTGCGGGGGATATTACGGCTCCAATTCCACCACCCGCCGCCGGGTGTAGGATTCCAGCGCGGCGGTGAGCACCCGGTGGCTGAGAAGCGCCTCGGCCGGGGTGAAGCAGCCGAAGCCGCAGGGCAGGCCGCGCAGCTCGCTCACAAAGGCGGCGAACATCTGAAGCAGCGAGTCGGAAAAGCCGAACTCAAAGATGGACCCGGTGATGACGGGATAGAGCGTTTTTTGGCCCACCACCAGCCGCGCCCAGGCCTGTTCGCGGCCCACCGGCTGGGTGTAACGGATGGCGTTGGGGTCGTCGGTGGTGAATTTGGCCGACATTTTAAGCCCGTAAATCTCGTATTCCACCGTGTTGGTGCAGCCCGGGGCCATGCGCTTCATCTCCAGCTGCATGGGGAAGGTATCGCCCGCGGCGTTCTGCGCCTCGCAGGTGAGGATCGCGTTGTC
This window of the Oscillospiraceae bacterium genome carries:
- a CDS encoding oxidoreductase; its protein translation is MNPVTAVVVGAGDRGRHVYGNYALEHPGELRITAVAEPDEVRRREFSELHGIPPERSFAGYEELFAAPRLADAALICTQDGMHYRPALLAKQAGYHVLLEKPISNTPEECVRIWKDCAQNTAEGQIFAVCHVLRYTPFFLQIKKLLDEGAVGRLVNLQYEEDIGFYHFAHSYVRGNWRDESRSSPLVLAKSCHDLDILRWLAGSPVQHISSTGSLVEFTPANRPAGAPDRCAEGCPAAQTCPYNAVRLYHGFLPGAFLRPIVELEDATHDLDHALLHTGYGRCVYACGNNVPDHQAVSLHFENGVDAQLTITAFSSRITRIVHLMGTRGEIQGDLAKNLITLTDFASMKKTRIRLDVPAEGHHGGDRGLTGSFVAGVAGGSALPTALAQSLESHLMAFAAEKARREHTVVDFKEFIRPFGL
- a CDS encoding AraC family transcriptional regulator; the protein is MNNRIVRENIPVPRPDFPVIVRKTLISGPQMVFGGHFHQQFELLYIRRGRLQLCCDKSDFTLGPGQLAILNPFDIHTAYSEEGLLYYYCIILDPAFLGGGADVCTARYIQPFLQGEVRFANAAPATARCGQLLEHLVKECARQAPGFELAAKADLLHIFLELYRRAGAAPLSAAERQMRQREGERFRALFLYLEENYAQNITLEDMARTAGYSVFYFSRLFHRLTGRKPTEYLRQLRLQKALELLDGGLSVSETAMRCGFNSPNYFCKNFREEYGRAPSAYRSPAR
- a CDS encoding LacI family transcriptional regulator; translation: MKKATSQDVAELAGVSQATVSLILNNSDKITFSSETKERVLTAAQQLGYKLPQRKKQQEKRSSHMLLVLTPTLTNQYYAELIQAIEDYADSLDYRVIVCNTFRKPDLEKFYLDTFVGSHVDGILYTFLPSFPRLIEQIAVTTPTVIIGEKQADLSICSIELSNVSAGAMLAEHLYQLGHQKLVFISTPFNQLTLAREQRLEGIRRQLESHGIMDGLEVLVAERQAEQDSRDDGLPYEYSVGRQLTAELIRRESPATALIGVNDMTALGILAELTGRGFHVPRDFSVCGFDNIFSASVTTPALTTIDHHLRTRCQSAVDMVIQQNSLPHASAQTPMVNKIEYTPQLIARGSTGPCPARRAAVRL
- the ydjE gene encoding putative sugar kinase YdjE, with the protein product MEQAAQGGGKARKEILALGELLVDLVPGRDNMRIEEAGPVIKTASGSAGIFACAVTLLGGRGSFIGKVGSDSLSRMVTGTLRAQGVDLSHLIVADEGQIGLAFLEYLPGGRNYQYYRKNSVGSLLRAEDLDEEHIRAAYAVHFPGMLLELTPQMRGACQRLVELANAAGVLVSFDPNIRRELAADEEARRRLLWAVAHADVVAPTLLEGQMITGRKTVGDVLRALHAMGPKMVALTRDKDGAVLSSGGLVAIAPGIDEPPVDPTGAGDTLAAALCVGLQEGMPLARLACFCNCAGTLVITKQGAIGMALPARAEVEALMARQEHRVRTLRLDQVE
- a CDS encoding aldolase, with product MAFLKQRLRAGEQVLGTMVTTFASPDIGKILKNCGFDFFIVDCEHGAFTTREVANIIAAARGIGMPALVRIPEMRREHALKFIEMGASGLLLPNTETAEQARMLVDCAKYAPLGHRGVSLSRPHTDFEKVDGREYMARANDETILMCQIESRRGVEHIEEILAVEGIDVGFIGPNDMTQDYGILNQFDHPEIVAAFRRVIAAAKAGGKYSGVHFGAAAPLEPWLREGMQMNMWNSDNGLLALGAAGIEALRGKGRA
- a CDS encoding glycerate dehydrogenase, translating into MKIVILDGYTENPGDLSWSGFQALGEVTVYDRTPFAQGDGETLRRAAGAEALIVNKVPLNAETLEKLAPTLKYVGMLATGYNVVDVEAAKRLGICVCNIPTYGTTAVAQMVMALLLELCHHVGDHSRSVKEGQWSRCPDFCYWNTPLTELAGKTFGVVGYGRIGRATAALAAAFGMQVLAFDKFAGGDGTARMVPLEELLAESDVISLHCPLLPETQGIINRDTLAKMKDGVLLINTSRGPLIVEEDLAEALHSGKVAGAGLDVLAVEPPQPDHPLMREERCLITPHIAWAPRESRARLMDIAVENLKAFAAGRPQNVVNP